One genomic segment of Pedobacter endophyticus includes these proteins:
- a CDS encoding OmpA family protein codes for MKTKLIAIVAMLFLFIGVKANRDEPTVKKAKYSASALSELTKNLEYDFDKPSLRTAYYKKLDQLADAMISDNYAVSLRGHADGIGAYKYNWVLSDKRAISVKDYLVSKGVEADRIVTTPFGSTLPIASNKTASGRQKNRRVEISLKKMS; via the coding sequence ATGAAAACCAAGTTGATTGCCATCGTTGCTATGCTGTTTCTATTTATTGGTGTTAAGGCAAATAGAGACGAGCCAACGGTAAAAAAAGCAAAATATAGCGCAAGTGCGTTATCGGAATTAACCAAAAATTTAGAGTACGACTTTGATAAGCCTTCGCTAAGAACAGCCTATTATAAGAAGCTCGACCAGCTTGCCGACGCGATGATCAGTGATAATTACGCTGTATCGTTACGAGGGCACGCCGATGGTATTGGAGCCTACAAGTATAATTGGGTACTTTCTGACAAAAGAGCCATAAGCGTAAAAGATTACCTGGTGAGCAAGGGCGTAGAAGCAGACCGAATTGTAACTACGCCTTTCGGCAGCACGCTTCCCATTGCTAGTAACAAAACAGCCTCGGGCAGACAGAAAAATCGCCGGGTAGAGATTTCGTTGAAAAAGATGAGTTAA
- a CDS encoding glycosyl hydrolase family 28-related protein: MSRFFLIISLWLLLCSCNKEKVINNGFKFQKVDTSDNYFQSYGLAGDGITDDTEALQKLVNDSATIYLKAGNYLISQTIVLRNGLKFIGQEGTTIIAGRNMQGTLLQNGRFLFANESNNILISNVRFRSSDRRFEFSEWNNACIFVLNSTNVTVDSCFFDFELSYSSIGMEAVWISGSKSKQNIIKNNKVHTLGIKYAENGADFTLVENNVLTNAYSNAITANGNNAGDEIEGCKVIKNTILNAGRMGIEDWGNTNGTVIEGNKLTGTGVDPAQEHDGIGISAVGVNVNVLNNEVTNSRLYAIEARGNYGVQVTGNKLLNNPLSTAIILNFTFDAPKANLAAAKVSENEMENCEKGVHIFGDYQAEVSIELNVFRDVIAKAISLESGSSTYKIQVLNNKFLFTVKANSDRYAFFSYTHYEPGAANQIVYASDNSIEYAGTASGGAGIDFGFVIRTDRATINNLVVKGNNNRNAGNIPVLAITTLGARPNQCVITNNHIYGSAVELNGFTNSVQKDNTVVN, encoded by the coding sequence ATGTCCCGATTTTTTTTAATTATTTCTCTTTGGTTGCTGCTGTGTAGCTGCAATAAAGAAAAAGTCATCAACAATGGCTTCAAATTCCAGAAGGTTGATACCTCTGACAACTATTTCCAATCGTACGGTTTGGCTGGCGATGGAATAACTGACGATACCGAAGCGCTTCAGAAGCTGGTAAACGATTCGGCTACCATTTATCTAAAGGCAGGAAATTACCTGATTTCCCAAACGATTGTACTTCGCAACGGCCTAAAATTTATAGGGCAGGAGGGAACCACAATTATTGCAGGCAGAAATATGCAAGGAACCCTGCTCCAAAATGGGCGCTTCTTATTTGCCAATGAAAGCAACAACATTTTGATCAGCAACGTTCGCTTTAGAAGCTCCGATCGCCGGTTCGAGTTTAGTGAATGGAACAATGCATGCATCTTCGTTCTAAATAGCACGAACGTTACCGTCGATAGCTGTTTCTTCGATTTCGAACTTTCTTATTCGTCTATTGGCATGGAGGCCGTTTGGATTAGTGGCTCAAAATCGAAACAGAATATCATTAAAAACAATAAGGTGCATACACTGGGCATAAAATATGCAGAAAATGGCGCCGACTTTACATTAGTTGAAAACAATGTGCTTACCAACGCCTATTCAAATGCCATTACCGCAAACGGAAATAATGCGGGTGATGAAATAGAGGGGTGCAAAGTAATTAAAAATACAATTTTAAATGCGGGCCGGATGGGTATCGAAGATTGGGGCAACACCAATGGAACGGTGATAGAAGGCAATAAGCTTACCGGAACCGGGGTCGACCCTGCTCAGGAACACGACGGTATCGGAATATCGGCCGTGGGCGTAAACGTAAATGTACTGAATAATGAAGTAACCAACAGCAGGCTTTACGCCATTGAGGCCCGAGGTAATTACGGCGTGCAGGTTACGGGCAATAAGTTGTTAAACAACCCGCTTTCAACAGCCATCATTCTCAATTTCACCTTCGATGCCCCCAAAGCAAATCTGGCCGCTGCAAAAGTGAGCGAAAACGAGATGGAGAACTGCGAAAAGGGCGTTCATATTTTTGGCGATTACCAGGCCGAGGTGTCCATTGAGTTAAACGTTTTCCGCGATGTCATAGCAAAGGCGATCAGTCTCGAATCGGGTTCCTCCACCTATAAAATCCAGGTGCTTAACAATAAATTCTTGTTTACAGTGAAGGCAAACAGCGATAGATATGCGTTTTTCAGTTATACCCATTACGAGCCCGGCGCTGCCAACCAAATTGTTTATGCCTCAGACAATTCAATTGAATATGCTGGCACAGCTTCAGGTGGCGCCGGAATCGATTTTGGATTTGTGATCAGAACCGATCGTGCCACCATTAATAATTTGGTGGTAAAGGGAAACAACAACCGAAACGCTGGCAACATTCCGGTTTTGGCAATTACTACACTCGGCGCAAGGCCCAACCAGTGTGTAATTACTAATAACCATATTTATGGAAGCGCAGTAGAATTGAATGGGTTTACAAACAGCGTTCAAAAAGACAACACCGTTGTAAACTAA
- a CDS encoding polysaccharide biosynthesis/export family protein — translation MTGTKNCIRQILSKSCLFIIILYLSSCASSKKTVYFIDQQDAVLKANNLSSKNLIQPNDILSIAVTSLNPAATEVFNKPNNSFVSTSGVNGATLQSPGYLVNDQGNIQFPILGTLKISGMSTNEIREMITKNLVDKKLLVDPIVIVRQLNFKVSVLGEVAHPSVVNVPNEKISLLEALGQAGDITIYGRKDNVMIVREEDGVKKIKRINLNSNEIFTSDYYYLKSNDIVYVEANKAKVSSSTRSSTLIPILLSALSFGAIIIDRIAR, via the coding sequence ATGACCGGAACTAAAAACTGCATTCGCCAGATTCTTTCAAAAAGCTGCTTATTTATCATCATTCTGTACCTGAGCTCGTGTGCAAGCTCTAAAAAAACGGTTTATTTTATCGATCAACAGGATGCTGTTTTGAAAGCGAATAACCTTTCTTCTAAAAATCTCATTCAGCCGAATGATATTCTCAGCATTGCCGTAACGAGCCTAAACCCTGCCGCAACCGAGGTTTTTAACAAGCCCAACAACTCATTTGTAAGCACCAGCGGGGTAAATGGCGCCACACTTCAATCGCCCGGCTACCTGGTAAATGATCAGGGAAACATCCAGTTTCCGATTCTGGGCACCTTAAAAATCAGCGGAATGTCGACCAACGAGATCAGAGAAATGATTACGAAAAATCTGGTTGATAAAAAACTTTTGGTCGATCCGATCGTTATCGTTCGCCAGCTAAACTTTAAGGTTTCTGTTTTAGGCGAAGTAGCGCATCCATCGGTAGTAAACGTTCCGAACGAAAAAATCTCGCTGCTAGAGGCACTGGGACAGGCAGGTGATATTACCATTTATGGCCGAAAAGATAACGTAATGATTGTTCGGGAGGAAGATGGCGTTAAAAAAATCAAACGGATCAACCTAAACTCCAACGAAATCTTCACTTCTGATTACTATTACCTCAAATCGAACGATATCGTTTACGTGGAGGCAAACAAGGCAAAAGTGTCTAGCTCAACACGTAGCTCAACTTTAATTCCTATTTTATTAAGTGCCTTATCATTTGGCGCAATCATTATTGACCGTATAGCGAGATAG
- a CDS encoding GumC family protein gives MNIIKNSNEPKVSGGSKGLMIFKLLPYWPLFLGLFIVAVVSAWIYLQITPQMFSAEAKILINEKKGAEEVNLEDPMSSNLSKKKSVDNEREVIVSSPIINQVVDDLSLYATVYAQGFLSNQVMYKDAPVRIALQNPNTLIPTKSKVKFTYTKAGVVIDEKAYDFNKWHKTPYGVMMFQKSESALANDDRTFAFTLSSPKKVAATIASGVKVAEANKLSTILVVSVLDENPKRAEDILNGILQVYNKNAIDQHNLLAANTQNFISNRLLTVEKELLDIENKLQKYKSSNGAIDVGTQGKLYLENVSVNDQKIGEINMQLSVLNQIENYVRSRDLTGGIVPSTAGINDPGLSQMVKDIYELQLNAESLRKTTGENNPAMVAYNDQINKIKPQILQNLRNQRNSLAASRNNLSGTTSTYSSALQSMPETERNLVDITRQQQIKSGIYTFLLQKKEETALSYIANGSDSQIVSGAEASEYPVSPKRKMIYLAAVFGAGILGIGFVAAKEKMRRNIMFQHEIQSLTKLPVIAEISANSSPNQIVIGSSQRTLIAEQFRSLRTTLHYLGIGKQNKRLMVTSAIAGEGKSFVASNLAVTLAMTGKRVALLDFDLNHPTIHHKFGIKQAKGISEYLEGKASVEEIIQDSNADPNLFLLLTGKLPVDPAELILNGKAEELLTYLDEHFDYLIIDVPPIGPVSDAYAIAPLCDATLFVVRHAYTPKVFIERIDENIKLNNLPNPAIVFNAVAQRGYGKNNYGYGYGSGMVYGGTYDQKLIQ, from the coding sequence ATGAATATAATTAAAAACTCGAATGAGCCCAAGGTATCGGGAGGATCTAAAGGGCTGATGATTTTTAAGCTGCTGCCCTATTGGCCGTTGTTTTTGGGCCTGTTTATTGTTGCTGTGGTAAGCGCCTGGATTTATTTGCAAATTACGCCGCAAATGTTCAGTGCAGAGGCAAAAATCCTGATCAATGAAAAAAAGGGCGCCGAGGAAGTTAATCTCGAAGATCCCATGTCGTCAAACCTATCCAAAAAGAAAAGTGTTGATAACGAGCGTGAGGTAATTGTTTCGAGCCCGATAATCAACCAGGTTGTAGATGACCTATCACTGTATGCCACCGTTTATGCGCAGGGTTTTTTATCGAACCAGGTGATGTATAAAGATGCTCCGGTACGGATTGCCCTACAAAATCCAAATACCCTCATCCCCACCAAATCAAAAGTAAAGTTTACTTATACTAAGGCTGGAGTTGTTATCGATGAAAAAGCTTATGATTTTAACAAATGGCACAAGACTCCGTATGGCGTAATGATGTTTCAAAAAAGTGAAAGTGCTTTGGCAAATGACGATCGCACGTTTGCCTTTACGCTTAGCTCACCAAAAAAGGTAGCTGCAACAATCGCCAGCGGAGTTAAAGTGGCCGAGGCCAATAAATTATCAACTATTTTGGTGGTTTCCGTGCTTGATGAAAACCCAAAAAGAGCTGAAGATATTTTGAACGGCATTTTGCAGGTTTACAATAAAAATGCAATTGACCAGCACAATCTTTTGGCTGCCAACACGCAAAATTTCATCAGCAACAGGCTGCTAACGGTAGAAAAAGAGTTGCTGGATATTGAGAATAAGCTGCAAAAATACAAATCGAGCAATGGCGCAATAGATGTGGGTACGCAGGGCAAACTGTATTTGGAAAATGTGAGTGTTAATGACCAAAAAATCGGCGAAATTAACATGCAACTTTCGGTGCTTAACCAGATCGAAAACTATGTGCGTTCGAGAGATTTAACGGGCGGAATAGTGCCTTCAACGGCAGGTATTAACGATCCGGGGCTGAGCCAGATGGTAAAGGATATTTATGAGCTGCAACTAAACGCCGAAAGCCTGCGCAAAACCACTGGAGAAAATAACCCGGCAATGGTGGCTTACAACGATCAGATTAACAAAATTAAACCGCAAATTCTTCAAAACCTGCGCAACCAGCGCAACAGCCTTGCAGCCAGTAGAAACAACCTTTCGGGCACAACAAGCACTTATTCGTCGGCATTACAATCGATGCCGGAAACGGAGCGCAATTTAGTTGATATTACCCGCCAGCAGCAAATTAAGAGCGGTATTTACACTTTCCTTTTGCAGAAAAAAGAGGAAACGGCCTTATCGTATATCGCCAATGGATCAGACAGCCAAATTGTAAGCGGAGCCGAAGCTTCAGAATATCCGGTGAGCCCTAAAAGGAAAATGATTTATCTGGCGGCCGTATTTGGCGCCGGCATACTTGGCATCGGTTTCGTAGCAGCAAAAGAAAAAATGCGACGCAATATCATGTTTCAGCATGAAATACAGTCGCTTACGAAATTGCCTGTAATTGCGGAGATAAGTGCAAACAGTTCGCCCAATCAAATTGTAATTGGCAGCAGCCAGCGCACATTAATTGCTGAACAGTTTAGAAGTTTGCGCACAACGCTTCATTATTTGGGTATCGGCAAGCAAAACAAGCGCTTAATGGTAACTTCGGCCATTGCCGGCGAGGGGAAAAGTTTTGTAGCATCTAATTTGGCGGTTACGTTGGCCATGACGGGCAAAAGGGTTGCTTTACTCGATTTCGACCTTAACCACCCCACCATTCACCACAAATTTGGTATTAAGCAAGCAAAGGGCATTTCGGAGTATCTTGAGGGCAAAGCCAGCGTTGAAGAAATTATTCAGGACTCAAACGCAGACCCTAATCTCTTCCTTTTATTAACTGGAAAGCTCCCTGTAGACCCTGCTGAATTGATATTAAATGGCAAGGCGGAAGAATTGCTCACCTATTTAGATGAACATTTTGATTACCTCATTATTGATGTGCCACCCATCGGCCCCGTATCAGATGCGTATGCAATTGCACCACTGTGCGATGCCACTTTGTTTGTAGTGCGCCATGCCTATACGCCGAAAGTATTTATCGAACGTATTGACGAAAATATTAAATTAAACAATCTTCCGAACCCGGCAATCGTATTTAATGCAGTTGCCCAACGCGGTTACGGAAAAAACAATTATGGATATGGTTATGGATCGGGTATGGTTTATGGCGGTACTTACGATCAAAAACTAATTCAATAG
- a CDS encoding MATE family efflux transporter, whose protein sequence is MNKKILKWNFIFQYGYVITNIINALILLPLYLHKIDSATLGLWLATGNILAWMTLADPGVGDVLQQKIAQLYGQNEFSEINKTIGSGIMTSAFIFGLSIIAGIVFYLLIGTIIDKDVSKYAGLQTALMVSIIATGLSLVSFSLSGINQGLQNPVHVAIGSLSGNFIFLAVNVVLLFLGFGVISIAISNMLRAFYINIYNYIALRRVLHKHQLFIDFDVTHLKRFVKIFSFTSISRIIGGFSASLDMIVLARFVAPTTITLFEVNKRPIQMSQSLIGRHSVALMPMISHANGKGNHRQIKSLINTQFKYYYYAAIFIGLIFCINYHTLITLWTGPGKYIGNTIVFLLIANFFFAQIGYFMANIGYALGDIKMNSYINICKGIISGVLFYFSGKYFGIVGLIIVMVTVSVLVDFIFFSYRLHRLGFLSTALVGNILKRWLVVIPLAILAGWLISYATDLFIPAQMRLVNLLINGACFTFFYITMVLLTDGEIRSQLRHVLNKGLTKNMRTEKLTIKT, encoded by the coding sequence ATGAACAAAAAAATACTAAAGTGGAATTTCATCTTTCAGTATGGTTATGTCATAACTAATATTATTAACGCACTCATATTGTTGCCTTTATACTTGCACAAAATTGATAGCGCAACGCTTGGCCTTTGGCTGGCAACGGGCAATATACTGGCGTGGATGACACTTGCCGATCCCGGAGTTGGCGATGTTTTGCAGCAGAAAATAGCGCAGCTTTACGGGCAGAATGAATTCTCAGAAATCAATAAAACTATTGGCTCAGGCATCATGACGTCTGCGTTCATTTTCGGGCTCTCGATTATTGCTGGTATCGTTTTTTATTTACTTATCGGCACCATTATCGATAAAGATGTTTCTAAATATGCGGGCCTTCAAACGGCGTTAATGGTATCAATCATCGCCACCGGTTTATCGTTGGTTTCCTTTAGCCTGTCGGGCATAAATCAGGGTTTGCAAAATCCGGTTCATGTGGCCATTGGCTCCCTATCGGGTAATTTTATCTTTTTGGCGGTAAATGTGGTGCTTTTATTTTTAGGCTTTGGGGTAATTTCAATAGCCATATCGAACATGTTGAGGGCATTTTACATCAATATTTACAACTACATCGCATTGCGCAGGGTACTTCATAAGCATCAGCTGTTTATCGATTTTGATGTAACCCACTTAAAAAGATTCGTAAAAATATTTTCGTTTACGTCTATTTCCCGCATTATTGGGGGTTTTTCGGCCAGTTTGGATATGATTGTGCTGGCCAGGTTTGTGGCACCAACAACAATAACGCTTTTTGAAGTGAATAAAAGACCCATTCAAATGTCGCAGTCGTTAATTGGCAGGCATTCGGTAGCGCTAATGCCCATGATATCGCATGCGAATGGCAAGGGCAACCACAGGCAGATTAAAAGCTTAATTAACACGCAGTTTAAATATTATTACTACGCAGCCATTTTTATCGGGCTGATTTTTTGCATCAACTACCACACCTTAATTACGTTGTGGACGGGGCCGGGCAAATACATTGGCAACACCATCGTTTTCTTATTAATTGCCAACTTCTTTTTTGCCCAGATCGGCTATTTTATGGCCAACATAGGCTACGCACTTGGCGATATCAAAATGAACAGCTACATCAATATCTGCAAAGGAATTATCTCTGGCGTGCTGTTTTATTTTTCGGGCAAGTATTTTGGTATCGTTGGCTTAATCATCGTGATGGTAACAGTAAGCGTTCTGGTCGATTTTATATTTTTCTCTTATCGGCTGCACCGCCTGGGCTTTTTGAGCACGGCATTGGTTGGCAATATTTTAAAAAGGTGGCTGGTTGTCATTCCGCTTGCTATACTGGCGGGCTGGCTAATTAGTTATGCCACCGATTTATTTATTCCTGCCCAAATGCGGCTGGTAAACTTATTAATTAACGGTGCTTGTTTTACCTTTTTTTATATCACAATGGTGCTTTTAACAGATGGCGAAATTCGCAGCCAGTTGCGCCATGTGCTTAACAAAGGTTTAACAAAGAATATGAGAACGGAAAAACTTACGATCAAAACTTAA
- a CDS encoding glycosyltransferase family 2 protein, whose protein sequence is MAKFVIMLRVKDGMFFADEWLQCFEKLADEIVVLDNGSTDGTYEKLKAHPKVVDIIQTEGYNEGRDKNLLYDRVRLRKPDWCLWIDIDEIFEPELTRAHFDKLMESKLFNKYAFRRFHFMDRNHFAGSLYRLNYSAGHDRLMWREHPDGYFQDLIIDSPNVKGIKGLKYNTNFRLKHLGYINKELVDKKADIYRQIIPEKEDIFQSMYLKGERPIKWIDERKHPKTVMLNQVLNVLQMTHIVPKVIRRIKNAF, encoded by the coding sequence ATGGCAAAATTTGTAATCATGCTACGTGTCAAAGATGGCATGTTCTTCGCCGATGAGTGGCTGCAGTGTTTCGAAAAACTGGCCGATGAAATTGTTGTTTTGGATAACGGATCTACCGACGGAACTTACGAGAAACTTAAAGCGCATCCGAAAGTTGTTGATATTATACAAACGGAGGGCTACAACGAGGGTAGAGACAAAAATCTGCTTTATGATCGCGTTCGCCTGCGTAAACCCGATTGGTGCCTGTGGATCGATATCGATGAAATATTTGAACCTGAACTTACGCGGGCGCATTTCGATAAGTTGATGGAAAGCAAACTCTTCAACAAGTATGCCTTTAGGCGGTTCCATTTTATGGATAGAAACCACTTTGCTGGGTCGCTTTACAGATTAAACTACTCTGCGGGCCACGATAGGCTAATGTGGCGGGAACACCCCGACGGCTATTTTCAAGACCTTATTATCGACTCGCCCAATGTAAAGGGAATTAAGGGGCTTAAGTACAACACCAATTTCAGGTTGAAACATTTGGGGTATATAAACAAAGAACTGGTTGATAAGAAGGCCGACATTTACAGGCAGATCATCCCCGAAAAGGAAGATATTTTTCAAAGCATGTACCTCAAGGGCGAAAGGCCCATTAAATGGATCGATGAACGAAAGCACCCTAAAACAGTGATGCTTAACCAGGTTTTGAACGTGTTGCAAATGACACATATTGTGCCCAAGGTAATCAGGAGGATAAAAAACGCGTTTTAA
- a CDS encoding O-antigen ligase family protein: MNYVIKIFNYEFEVKEILLLFFSFFLMENIFSWLVLPNSVVILLYEKILSLLIYALLLFNFPKLKTSEQVYLGLVSFFIVRLIFESMVDYGSIFQQLTLYTILFPAIFIIYVKCICRSFDFDILEFIAKFYLATYIIFMLVYGRGFSFSLDSVEMDDYGPFSGDSRIIHARSIFMMIIPMLWFFDKYLRERKTASLVAFIFCLVVIVIHQHRSVWASSLFALGVYFFIATRNELIHFSRTAKVFWSAAMVLLLVYFIVSQLFPGTIEFFADRFSEILDPAREDGTGKFRADQRRVYFPMVLERPFFGWTFEGFEMPNPLVDWWPEKTGQHFHEGFMEMLFYHGFLGLILKYFYVLYLGYKAFFKNIDEKSAILIAFSVAGLIFSFNYVLPLIYWGVVGVCLYYLERTASTAADDHPYDIEYINVNETVPQSSDQRVIETVND; this comes from the coding sequence ATGAACTACGTAATCAAGATATTTAATTATGAATTTGAGGTAAAGGAAATCCTGCTGCTATTCTTTTCCTTTTTTCTGATGGAAAATATTTTTTCGTGGCTGGTTTTGCCCAATTCGGTCGTTATCCTGCTTTACGAAAAGATATTAAGCTTACTGATTTACGCTTTGCTGCTATTCAACTTCCCCAAGCTCAAAACCAGCGAACAGGTTTACCTGGGGCTGGTTAGCTTTTTTATTGTTCGCCTTATTTTTGAGTCGATGGTCGATTATGGCTCCATATTTCAGCAACTTACGCTGTATACCATTCTTTTTCCTGCCATATTTATCATCTATGTAAAGTGTATTTGCAGGTCGTTCGACTTCGATATTCTCGAATTTATTGCGAAATTTTATCTGGCCACCTACATCATTTTTATGCTTGTGTATGGGCGGGGTTTTTCATTTAGTTTAGACAGTGTAGAAATGGATGACTACGGCCCTTTCTCTGGCGATAGCAGGATTATCCATGCCCGATCTATCTTTATGATGATTATTCCCATGCTCTGGTTCTTCGATAAATATCTCCGCGAACGGAAAACAGCATCGCTCGTTGCTTTTATATTTTGTCTCGTTGTAATTGTTATCCACCAGCACCGTTCAGTTTGGGCAAGTAGTCTCTTCGCCCTTGGCGTTTACTTCTTTATTGCTACGCGGAATGAGCTTATCCATTTCTCGAGAACAGCTAAAGTATTTTGGTCAGCGGCGATGGTGCTGTTGCTTGTTTACTTTATTGTTTCGCAGCTTTTTCCGGGTACAATTGAATTTTTTGCCGATCGGTTTAGCGAAATACTCGACCCAGCCCGCGAAGATGGAACGGGAAAGTTCAGGGCAGACCAAAGACGCGTTTACTTTCCGATGGTATTGGAACGGCCGTTTTTCGGGTGGACATTTGAAGGCTTTGAAATGCCAAACCCGCTGGTAGACTGGTGGCCCGAAAAAACCGGGCAGCATTTTCACGAAGGTTTTATGGAAATGCTCTTTTACCATGGCTTTCTTGGGTTAATACTTAAATATTTTTACGTGTTGTACTTAGGTTACAAGGCTTTTTTTAAAAACATCGATGAAAAATCGGCCATTTTAATTGCGTTTAGCGTTGCCGGCCTCATCTTCTCGTTTAACTACGTGTTGCCACTCATATATTGGGGCGTTGTAGGCGTGTGCCTCTATTATTTGGAGAGAACTGCCAGTACGGCGGCGGATGATCATCCTTACGATATTGAATACATAAATGTAAATGAGACAGTACCGCAATCATCAGATCAAAGAGTTATTGAAACCGTTAACGATTAA
- a CDS encoding glycosyltransferase produces the protein MEQSLVIGVFCYNRVSKLKRCIEALLKNPECPHLDIIFFSDGPKDEAGRKAIQEVRDYIDNLKGFKSVIKHYREHNLSTGPNFRTGLTYLSENYERFIVVEDDLIVSPNYIKYLTDALEFYKNDQSVFCVTAYVFPIKKEDYPYDTIVYKRFCSYGWGSWGNRFPNIIWEHDELEKLMKTSPGFMRRLTAEGADLPRLLRKQIAGIISTWDIQMQTHVAENRLKVIYPTLSKVDNIGFDEESTNTSGVNYLITPIDPGVKRSFRFCPANNINPRLQSQIKSPYNYSTLVIRKLKNDFLKFTNNIRKAE, from the coding sequence ATGGAACAATCATTAGTTATAGGCGTATTTTGCTACAATAGGGTAAGCAAGCTTAAACGCTGCATAGAAGCGTTGCTTAAAAACCCCGAATGCCCGCATCTCGACATCATATTTTTTAGCGACGGGCCAAAGGATGAGGCGGGACGAAAAGCAATTCAGGAAGTTCGCGATTACATTGACAATTTAAAGGGATTTAAGTCGGTAATAAAGCATTACCGCGAGCATAACCTGAGTACAGGCCCGAATTTTAGAACCGGCCTGACTTACCTCAGCGAAAATTACGAGCGTTTTATTGTTGTTGAAGACGATTTGATCGTTAGCCCAAATTATATTAAATATTTGACGGATGCGCTGGAATTTTACAAGAACGACCAGTCGGTGTTTTGCGTTACAGCTTATGTTTTCCCCATTAAAAAAGAAGATTACCCCTACGATACCATCGTTTACAAGCGTTTTTGCTCGTATGGCTGGGGCAGTTGGGGTAATCGTTTTCCGAATATTATCTGGGAACATGATGAACTGGAAAAGCTGATGAAAACATCGCCCGGTTTCATGCGTCGCCTCACCGCCGAAGGTGCAGATTTGCCGCGGTTGTTACGAAAACAGATTGCGGGCATCATATCCACCTGGGATATTCAGATGCAAACGCATGTGGCCGAAAATCGGCTGAAAGTAATTTACCCAACGCTTTCTAAAGTAGATAACATTGGCTTTGATGAGGAATCGACCAACACATCAGGAGTGAATTACCTCATTACACCGATTGACCCGGGTGTGAAAAGAAGTTTTAGGTTTTGCCCGGCAAATAACATCAATCCGAGGCTTCAATCGCAAATCAAAAGCCCTTACAATTATTCAACGCTAGTAATTCGCAAACTTAAAAACGATTTTTTAAAGTTTACTAACAATATCCGAAAAGCCGAATAA
- a CDS encoding glycosyltransferase yields MRVLIIHTYYKLPGGEDSVVENEAELLRSNGHIVDLLPFHNASKTLLKVFFLFFNPAAYQRVIGKIKSFTPDVIHIHNFHFAASPAILYAAKRLKVPVVMTMHNFRLLCPSGSLFFNGQLFTDSLKQNFPWSAVKKGVYQGSKAITFWLALSNYLHRKMGTWSIVNAMIFLGEHSRTVFKQSGVTSTRTALLIKPNFTMRKSLREPATGEYFLYVGRLTEEKGIKTLLKAFEGQHALLKIAGTGPLHHLVTETTARNSNIEYLGQLPPPEVARLMRSAKALVFPSEWFETFGMVIIEAFSLGTPVVAANLGNVPSIVSDKVNGLLFEPSDAVSLRKAITTFDELNADEKLKLKNQALEAYEKSFSPEANLQQLVKIYSDTMSV; encoded by the coding sequence ATGAGGGTTTTGATTATCCATACGTACTATAAATTGCCGGGCGGCGAAGACTCAGTTGTTGAAAATGAGGCCGAACTGCTACGATCGAACGGCCATATTGTAGATTTGCTGCCGTTTCACAATGCCTCAAAAACCTTACTCAAAGTATTTTTTCTTTTCTTTAATCCCGCAGCATACCAGCGGGTAATTGGTAAGATCAAATCATTTACTCCCGACGTTATCCATATTCACAACTTCCACTTTGCTGCATCGCCTGCAATTTTATATGCAGCAAAACGACTAAAGGTACCGGTAGTAATGACGATGCATAACTTCAGGTTACTCTGCCCATCGGGGAGTTTATTTTTTAACGGACAACTCTTTACCGACTCACTTAAACAGAACTTTCCATGGTCTGCCGTAAAAAAAGGTGTGTACCAAGGGTCGAAAGCCATTACGTTTTGGCTGGCGCTATCAAATTATCTTCACCGGAAAATGGGCACATGGTCAATCGTTAACGCGATGATCTTTCTGGGAGAACACAGCCGAACGGTATTTAAACAATCGGGGGTTACCTCTACTAGAACGGCATTGCTTATAAAACCAAATTTTACCATGCGCAAGTCCCTGCGGGAGCCAGCAACAGGCGAATATTTTCTTTACGTCGGCCGACTTACGGAAGAAAAGGGAATAAAAACGTTACTAAAAGCCTTCGAGGGCCAGCACGCATTGCTCAAAATCGCAGGCACGGGGCCATTACATCATCTCGTAACAGAAACCACCGCAAGAAATTCAAATATCGAATACCTTGGCCAGCTGCCGCCGCCGGAGGTTGCGCGGTTGATGCGAAGCGCCAAAGCTTTGGTTTTTCCCTCTGAGTGGTTCGAAACTTTCGGAATGGTAATTATCGAAGCCTTTTCTTTGGGCACACCAGTTGTTGCTGCTAATCTTGGCAACGTTCCATCAATTGTGAGCGATAAAGTAAATGGATTGTTGTTTGAGCCAAGCGATGCAGTTTCGCTTCGGAAAGCGATAACGACTTTTGATGAGCTGAATGCTGATGAAAAGTTGAAACTGAAAAATCAAGCGCTAGAAGCTTACGAGAAGTCTTTTTCTCCGGAGGCGAATTTGCAGCAGCTTGTAAAAATATATTCTGATACAATGTCAGTCTGA